Part of the Scomber japonicus isolate fScoJap1 chromosome 2, fScoJap1.pri, whole genome shotgun sequence genome, AAACAGTGTGAAATCCTGTCAGTTATCTCTAGCTCCTTAGCTAACGTTGCTTTTTAAACTTGTGGCTGCCAAAAGTTACTCGTGTCGGGTGAATGTGAGGTGGGAGTATGTTTTTGGGGTCGTGTGTCCCCCCCAATTTTTATGTGAAAACGAGTGTGTGGACTGTGCAGGGCTGAGAGTTGTTGACATTCACTTTCCACGGTAGGTATTGCTTAGCAGCCCTGCCCATCGCCTTAGGCAGGACTGCTACATTCCTTCTCGCACTTGTTGTGACTCACCCGTTGCTTGTATTGTGCAGGTGGCATTAggcaaatgtcaaaatgttttacaCTGAAAACTTGTTAGATGTGTGATTGTAGTGATTTAATGACATGGTAGTAGTAATCTGGGTTAATGTCAGCTCTCTAGATACCATGCAGGACTGTATTTCATGTCGTGTTAATGCCAAGTTTTAAGGGCTTAAAGCGTCTTTAAATACGTTACTCTAGAGCAGAGGTCTCCAAAGTCTGGGATTGTGGTTCTCCCCTCAGACAAAGTTTAGAAAAAGGTTATTCTATGTGATCTaatttttataataaatgtaatattttttctcttcctttcactCAACCTCCCCTGAAACTGGCTGCACCCTCCTTTTTTATTCTAGAGCAATAATTATCCATAAGGGGGCAAGAATGAGTTGTAATATTAGCTAAATCATAGCTGTTTACAGTTCTTGGTTAAAAACCCTGGAACACTTTACAGACTTTATACCTGAAAATTATTTTGCCAAGATGGTAATCTACCCAGATCTTAACTTATCCTGTGTCACGATCAATCAAATAAGCAGATAACGGTCTGAATGACAAGCCAAGCTCATTAAATATATGGCgattgctttgttttgttttgtttttctccggTAGTTAATGTTTCATCAGACAGTAGTGAATTGGTTTATTATAAAGTGAGCAGAAGTGGTCCAGCTCTACCCTTTCTGACAGCACATACAacttttcaccctcctcctcctcaaatgttactttcactgacatttccactgtttttctcttctcGCTCAGGTGACAAACTATGCAGTGTAGAAGACTGTATACCCGGCACAGGAGTGTACCTGCGGCACGGCTACATATACTCCTCACTAGCAGGCTACGTGCTGAGGAAAAACGagggagaggaggtgaggaatgTGTTAGGAGTGGGTGGGTGAGAGGTAGGGTAACACTGCAAAAGCATTCAGGCTTGAATGAGTGCCAAATGGTATTTGCGCAACATTTGTGAATATGAATGGGGATAGGTTTGTTCAGTGCGTCTGAGATATGCACCATATTTTGCGTGACAGGCTTCAGGCTGTCCTTATGTAACAGGTTTGGTTTGAGCTTTGTGTGCAaataatttgtgtgttttttgtctttttttagttACCAGTAATCTCAGTGGTGAGGGAAACAGAAGCACAACTACTACCAGATGTTGGAGCAATAGTCACCTGTAAGGTATGAaatctgacacattttttctACAGTTGGGTGATCTGTTGAACTGATGTCACACTACACAGTTTAGATATGTATCTGTTGGTCAAAGAGGTGCTCTACCTTGTTATGTGTTTGGACAGGTGACCAGCATCAACCCAAGGTTCGCCAAGGTCCACATCCTTTATGTAGGCTCCACGCCGCTCAAGGACCGCTTCAGAGGCACCATCAGGTAACACCAAAAACTACCTCCACAGTTATATTATCAGCGATATTATTCAGTGTCTTTGCTGAAactgagctctctctctctggctctgcaGAAAAGAAGATGTACGAGcgacagagaaagacaaggtGTGCTCCCATTCTCATATTCACTCACATTATCAtcctttctctctgcagctcttaATGGCTGAAAGTGAGATGACATGCTTAACGtaaaacttgtttttcttattgcaGGTGGAGACCTACAAAAGTTTCAGACCAGGTGACATCGTCCTAGCAAAAGTGGTATCCTTTTCCTGCCGCAGGGCCAAACAAATACCTTTTTTGAAACCACATACCATACtcacaaacattcacacctCTTTCATTCTTAAACTTGAGTAAAATCACCTCCAAAGAAGTTGTTTGTTGTTATGTGTTGCTATCCTTGCTTTAGGTGTGAAGATTATAATGATACATTTTGTACATCTTTGTGTGTGCCTGCCCTTTGTATATTTAGGTAAATGGATTTAAAAAGCAATGCGACTTCTAGAATGAATATCTTGGTAATGTCTGATTGTCATTGACATGGATGTAGTTTACTTTTGCGTCGCTAACCCTTGACCTAAGATGTCAGATCTCTCTCGGTGATGTGCAGTCGAACTACCTGTTGACTACAGCAGAGAATGAACTGGGGGTGGTGGTGGCACACAGTGAAGCAGGTAACTGGCAGAGCTCAGTCaaacaacacacatttacaacaaCATTTACATCTGTTAGATCAAAACTTTTATCTATCAAATAGGATCCCTGCACAAATGAACACCTGTTTCAGCACAAAGTGGTGCATGTGTAGCTGTTTAGACAACACACATACTTAGACTAAAAGCAATATTTATGAAGCTGCAGCATTATATAGTACTATTTTTTTCTAGTAAATATCAGATcttatacagtatctcacaaaagtgagtacacccctcacttttttgcaaatattttattatatcttttcatgggtcaa contains:
- the exosc1 gene encoding exosome complex component CSL4, producing MSPMKLCVPGDKLCSVEDCIPGTGVYLRHGYIYSSLAGYVLRKNEGEELPVISVVRETEAQLLPDVGAIVTCKVTSINPRFAKVHILYVGSTPLKDRFRGTIRKEDVRATEKDKVETYKSFRPGDIVLAKVISLGDVQSNYLLTTAENELGVVVAHSEAGAQMIPISWCEMQCPRTHSKEFRKVARVQPEYLQA